The DNA window GATGCCTTCGCAGAAAGCTTCGATTTTCTCTGGTGGCGTGTCGTACTGCACACCGAGCGTGGCGGAGAGCCTGCGATAGCGGCGCCTGCCCATGTTGTCGACGGCTGCACTGACGAGCCGCGAGTTGGGCATGGTGATCTGGGAATTGTAAAAGGTGCGGATGCGTGAGGACCGGAAACCGACCTCTTCGACCGTGCCGTCCACATCACCGATCCTTATCCAGTCTCCAATTTCAAAAGGTTTGTCGAACATCACGGTGAGTGAACCGAAGAGATTCTCCACCGTGTCCTTCGCTGCCAGAGCGAAGGCAACACCACCAATACCGAGTCCCGCAAGCAGACTGGTAATGTCGATGTTCAGGTTGTCGGCAATGAACAGCAGACCGAAGGCGATGACGATGATTTTCAGCGCGCGGCGTATCATCGGCACCAGCAGGTCATCGAATTTCGATTCCGTCCTCGCTGCCAGTACCTCGAAGTAGCTTGCGGCCAGGTCAACCATGCGGTATGCGGCCCACACACCGCTCGCGGCGATGACGAACTGCGTGGCGAAGTACAGCACGGTCTCCGCCTGCAGCGCCAGGTCCAGACTCGGCAGGAGGAGGGACCACAGCAGCGCCATGCAGAAAATGCCCAGGGGTTTGATCAGCTGCGTGTTGAGTTTGAACTCGGTCCGCGCCTTGCTCTGCTGCACGAAGCGGATGATCCATTTGCTGAGGAATGAAATCACGATGCGCTCGACCAGGATGCCAAGCAGGATGATGATGACCAGTGCGATCCACTGCCAGTTCTCGAAGTACACGGCTTTCTGCAGCAGCGACTCCGGCATACGCAGCCGCAGCCAGTCCGCCAGGTTATCCGGCCGCACCGTCTGTTCGACGCCTTCCACAACATCGTGGTCACGGACGAGATCCAGCAGGGCGGGAAGCGACGCCACGGTCTTCCGCGAAAACAGCCAGAGGCTGTCCTCATCCCGCGCCAGCGCGATTTCCGTGTTTGCCGCCGGTTTGCGCCAGACATACACAGGTCCATCGAAATGCTCCGGCAGCTCGTCAACGTCCACCAGCTCGAAGCGGTCGAGGAAGTTCT is part of the bacterium genome and encodes:
- a CDS encoding mechanosensitive ion channel family protein; protein product: MLRFAGSVLSRIHIPRIRHFHPGRSVPVIAILLFLLLLPQAGRAQEPDLTSPRESFRTFLVNMVVYSSDTTESVKEHALRNAVRTLDLSDVPVSLREEQGVRIARDLKNFLDRFELVDVDELPEHFDGPVYVWRKPAANTEIALARDEDSLWLFSRKTVASLPALLDLVRDHDVVEGVEQTVRPDNLADWLRLRMPESLLQKAVYFENWQWIALVIIILLGILVERIVISFLSKWIIRFVQQSKARTEFKLNTQLIKPLGIFCMALLWSLLLPSLDLALQAETVLYFATQFVIAASGVWAAYRMVDLAASYFEVLAARTESKFDDLLVPMIRRALKIIVIAFGLLFIADNLNIDITSLLAGLGIGGVAFALAAKDTVENLFGSLTVMFDKPFEIGDWIRIGDVDGTVEEVGFRSSRIRTFYNSQITMPNSRLVSAAVDNMGRRRYRRLSATLGVQYDTPPEKIEAFCEGIREIIRQHPYTRKDFYMAYFNEFADFSLNILLYVFHETPDWATELRERHRLLLDIVRLAKRLGVEFAFPTQTLHMSSMPQPVHYTTDPVPEKPEVKAINDAITFGRSEAEALLREQWQGGIQPPVSFDDPTSMKPGNGPPQDVTT